One segment of Lytechinus pictus isolate F3 Inbred chromosome 13, Lp3.0, whole genome shotgun sequence DNA contains the following:
- the LOC129274702 gene encoding neurogenic differentiation factor 1-like, with the protein MMAIFITSKIHASVSCIICIILQLLMGFFYTFFRYFSETNLNNLRTTGNVIKKEPHAMGPTIQELDDVMLEFTPDTESGDEADIEGALEEKPQTIQTTKGGKKGRKNAKATVGENGEKPPPKKRGPKKKKMTKARVQKFKMRRLKANTRERNRMHGLNDALDRLRKVVPCYSSTQKLSKIETLRLAKNYIHALADILRTGLVPDNISFAQTLSRGLSQPTTNLVAGAMQLNPRTLLPDDQTSPYSAWSTGVPMNSMTDSYGYDLSNTSSHHRVGESMTSTGISNAGSSSIHHLFLPSDGYCSSPPDQFHRQFDPSLATAPTSSPSCQFQQTSPPPPSCLTSSADKFSQRPLSFPHHDSLAFATGNPVYTPYSDISVGVNDVTSTSSIYPNTAATPEHYNLNTSMADKGYRNLGLIGCNGQDLFRG; encoded by the coding sequence atgatggCAATTTTTATAACCAGTAAGATCCATGCGTCAGTAAGCTGcataatttgcattattttacaattattaatgggttttttttacacattctTCCGTTATTTTTCAGAGACAAACCTTAACAACCTGAGAACAACAGGGAACGTCATAAAGAAAGAGCCACACGCAATGGGTCCCACCATCCAGGAACTAGATGACGTCATGCTCGAGTTCACACCGGATACGGAAAGCGGCGACGAAGCTGACATTGAGGGCGCCCTCGAAGAAAAACCACAAACAATCCAGACGACCAAAGGcgggaagaaaggaaggaaaaatgcAAAAGCAACTGTCGGAGAAAACGGCGAAAAGCCGCCACCCAAGAAGCGAGGgccaaagaagaagaagatgacgaAAGCAAGGGTTCAAAAATTTAAGATGAGGAGATTGAAAGCGAACACGAGAGAGCGCAATCGTATGCATGGACTAAACGATGCCCTTGATCGTTTGAGGAAGGTGGTTCCTTGTTATTCCTCTACTCAAAAGCTTTCAAAAATCGAGACGCTTCGGCTCGCAAAGAATTACATCCACGCTCTAGCGGACATTCTACGGACGGGTCTCGTTCCGGACAACATCTCCTTCGCACAAACACTGTCACGTGGTCTGTCTCAGCCAACCACAAACCTTGTAGCAGGTGCCATGCAATTGAATCCGCGGACACTTCTCCCAGATGACCAGACCTCACCTTACAGTGCCTGGTCCACCGGTGTCCCAATGAACAGCATGACCGATAGCTATGGTTACGATTTGTCGAACACATCGTCGCATCACAGAGTTGGCGAGAGCATGACTTCAACTGGTATCTCCAATGCCGGGTCATCTTCAATCCACCATCTCTTTCTCCCGTCGGACGGGTACTGCAGCTCGCCTCCTGATCAATTCCATCGTCAGTTCGACCCATCATTAGCCACTGCTCCAACCTCCTCCCCGAGCTGCCAGTTTCAGCAAACCTCTCCACCGCCGCCATCTTGCCTGACATCGAGCGCCGATAAATTCTCGCAGCGCCCTCTATCGTTTCCACACCATGACTCTCTCGCCTTCGCGACGGGTAATCCGGTGTATACACCTTATTCTGACATCTCAGTGGGTGTAAACGATGTAACAAGCACTTCCAGTATTTATCCCAACACCGCTGCTACGCCTGAACACTACAATCTTAACACCTCGATGGCCGACAAAGGTTACAGAAATCTAGGACTTATAGGATGTAATGGACAAGACCTATTCCGTGGTTAA